GTAAGTTTTAATTAAGTGCAAAAGAAGTTTAGCACCACAGCCCAACATAATGGATGAAGCTGCAGTATTTGTCAGATTACAAACCATGCATCTGAGGGCAAAGAATAAGGCACTTTACGGAAAACGGGCCATGTGTCAGAGCTCAGAAACACTTTGGCACTGTGAGTCAGTTATTATTACCAGAGGGAGTTCTTTTCCCTGTCTTTCCATAATCGCATCCCCTTCAATAGCTCGATCTCAGCAATTGGCCCGTCTGCGTGTCTCCAACCCCACAATATGAATCTCACAGGCTCACAGGCTGGGGCCTGACAGGAGTGACAGTGTTTACACAGAGGCTCCTTAGCCAGAGGGTTGAATCTCATCGGCAGTTATAACCACCGGGTTTCTCTCCGTCGTTCGCACCTTGTTGGCCTTCATCAAGTCAGCCGCAGCAGCCGTGGTTTTTTGTTGACTTATTAAATAGGGAATTTTCTCTCGCTCAGAGCCAGACCTGACCAGATGCAGCCACCTCATCTATATTAATGCAGTCCTTGCAACCAGACAGGTGAAACGTTGTGGTGGCGGGTTTTCCCAGAGTTGCTACCACTGGGCCCGACTGTCTACTCGTAAAGATCCTCAATTATGCTACATTGATACCCTCAAACAGCCCTGGGAACACCACACTTGCATTCCCTATTTTCTTTGCAACTTTATTTCAACATACAGCATGAATGTATTGCACATcagaaaataaagttgtttctttgttgttgcttttgctCCAGGCCATCAGATTTTAAGGACTGCGTTAATCATCCCATAAGTTATTCTGATGGTTCCACTGATTAGTTTTGTCTGAGGGGACGACACGATGCATGAGCTTTGTACTGTATACATGAATATGATCACGccatttacacaacatttaaatatgatatggaattttaaaacaaatatataaattacaaaaaaaataatcaaaatgtttctttaatgtCAGCATTACAGTCACTCCACAGCTCCCGATAAGAGTCATGGATCTCCAGATTACTCCTGCCATGTAAAATGTCTATCTAGCTTAATTTTTCCATATTAACTTTTCTCTGCGTATAGTAATGACTGGGAAAAGATTCAGCTGTTTGacaaaacactttattcacaTGAATAACCTGATCAcggaaattaaaaaataaaactcttaCCTGTGTCAGTGAGTTCAGTCAGCGGCCCAGGAGGTGCAGGTAAGGACCCAGCTTGGTCTCTCAGTTGCGATTCCTATGCAGGTTCATGCTCCccattctcctcctctcactcagTCTCCTTCTGTCTTTGCTCTCATTGAGAGGGAAGGCCAGCATACAGCTCGGGCACAAGCAAACACTCTCCACAGGAGAACAGTAGAGGGTGGTCCATATGCCGAAAAGAGGGAGGCTGATGGTGTGATTTTCTCTGTAGTTTTAGCAGAGGGGAGGCTTGGCCCTGCCCTCTTCCTCTGATGAAAGAAAATACTCCTTCTAATATAAGATTTAGCCACAAAGGAAAAACTAAGTGATGAACAAGATTGGCTGGGAGTCAGCAAAATCAGTCTCGCTGTCATCATGTCGGTCGCGTAAAATCTTGTTTACTATATTGTCTCTCATACATGCTATTTGTTTGCCATGCTTGATGACATGCACATaaactctctttttctttctcacacacacacacacacacacacacacacacacacacgcacacacacacacgatctccAATCCAGTAGCTTTTGAATGTTAAATAAAGAGGTCTGTTTTGGATGTGAGCATCTCTTTGCTCCATATATGGGGGTGTCTCTTGTGGCAATCCAAGAGCTATTGGCAGCTGTGTTTATTTGGTTATGAGGACAATAAGCAGAGGGCTttgcagacaaaaaaagaacGCCCCTCAGCTAAATGTTTTGGATTGAGGAGGAAGCCTGGGCTTTGATGCGTGGAGATTCTTAGCGGGGGGAGACATACTTCAGCATGTGAGGACACATTTGCTTATGAGCAACTGAGGCAGGACATTcacaagggtgtgtgtgtgtgtgtgtgtgtgtgcgtgtgtgtgtgtgtgtgtgcatgcgtgcgctCTTGCGTGTGAATGTATGAGACCATGCGTTTGCCTATGCGTGATTGAGAGCATGTGTCTCAGCAGTCGTTTGTATATAATAGAGGTCGtccaatttaaataaatcatgtaTAGAAGAACATGTGTTTGGAGGAAGCAGTTACTGAGAAGGAgctaaaaaatacattttgggctAATTCGACCCATGCCTGGAAATCTAACGGTATCTGCATCACACTTAACAAGCCCCACTCTTGTGTAGTCTATCAGTGTTTCACCATCTGGGGCTAGGGCTCACCTAAGGAGTTACAAGGTATATCTGAGGGGTCccaagtgaaagaaaaacaaaatatcttTGGGGGGAACTGCTATAATTCATGTACACTTTTAGGGATACGGGAACAATTTgcagataaacaaaaaaaaaaaaaattattttcaaCATGACTTGTTTGTCAATGCTCTATTACTTCAGTTAGGTCCACTAAATGTATGTGTACACAGACGAGGTGTCCCTTTTTCTGCCCCGGCCATTAGAAAGCCTGTTTAAATCCCTGCTGATAGTTTTTTCATTCACAAAATGTGAGTTTGGGCCATTGTGTTAAGGGATTCGTTGTATTATGGGATTTGACACATTGGTTCAAATCTAGCTTACTCTGTGAGCCCCTCCTGGTGGCTAAACTAGTTTATTACCACCTCCATCCTGCTCGTTGTTGCATGCCCATTCCTTTAATCTGACATGGAAGTACAGtatgcagtggtggaagaataataacaacacaaatcAGGTTGTAATCTAAAAAGTAATTTGTCATACAGCTGTCAgacaaatgtagtggagtaatgAACAATATTTGCATCTGAGATGCAAATTAGTGAAGTAAGTAAGTTGCACAACATGTAACTCATGTAAAGTAGGCTACCTAAGTGcagtaaatgtactttgacATCAACCTTCTCTCACTGTCTGTATGAATGAGAAATGATAACATAGATAGTTAAAAGTCGAGTAAATAGAGAATACACTATACAAATATTAGCATAAATAAACAAGCTAGCATACCTTTAAACGAGCCCTCGATGACGTCATGCATATTGACCAATAGGAGGCGGTTCTCCGGCGGCAGCTGGTACCTTTTGGCACTGTAATCAAACTCGACGGTCTGCAACCAAAACAAGAGGATTTTATAACTTTTACTTTGATACACAGGGAAGAAATGCATTAAGataatgagttttttttaaaaattgaaaaTATTTATGTACGACGTTTTGCAGTTATGTTTCATACATTTTCCTGACTACCGTTTAATTTTCAATTATGGTGAGTTTGACCTCGTCCCCTTCCGTAAAATGTTTGCACCATTTTAATGTCCGATATGTGTGTTAACGCATCCTATAAACTGCTGTAGGAGCCATTGCTTTTGTCCACGGTGCCCTACAGAGACCGGTTGGATTAGGTGATTTAAACGGGCTTTACTTGTTTGCAGTGCTGCGGATAAAATTAGTCTCCTGCAGCGTTAGAGATCCTGTGTCACTGTAGATCTGTTGAGCCCCTGAGGAAGACGACAACTGTCAGTGCATGTCCTTCACAAATGTACTTAATGTGAACAACATTAATCTTTAAAACATATGGATAGAGAATGTACACCCTATACAACACTGAATTATAAATAGCCCACCCACATTGATTTGCAATTTATAATAGTAGGCTATGCTTTTTTCAGTAATTCTCTTTTAAGACCACTGAACTTGTTATACctacattattatcattacccGGTGGCATGACTCTTATAAATGTATGCTAATGTATTGCAGGATgccctgggtgacctctgcttGGCTCAGGTGTGCCGCAGCCTGGACGCTCTGTGCAGCAGGCGAGCAGACGGCTCCATGTGCCTCAGCTGGGCCCCAATTTTACCACAGGAGATGGCCGACCACTTACTGCTTAAGATGGCAACTAAAGGTAGGTCAGGAGGACAGAAAAAGGCTCAAACATTGCTCAATACCACCAACTGAGGGCAATTGCAGCTACCAAGGAATGGTCTCTGTAGCAAGTGGTAGAAAAGGGACCAATAATCTCACACCATGACAAATGTATTACCTATGACCTTCAGTTATAATTCTTCATGTACACTACTTACTGTAGAAACAAAGAATAATTACAGTGCGAGAAGAgcagtatccccccccccccccctcatcacGATTGTTAGTTTACAGTGCAAGCTGAAATACTGCAAAATGTCTTATTACATAAACATCAATGTAGCTAGACTGAAGCTACTTTACCCTACAcccttcctcttctcccaaCAAGGGATACTGAATGACACAACCGTTGGAATTTTCCAAAACTGCAAAGAGCTCCACCTGCACCGAGCCTTCATCCGATGCTGTCCAGTGTCTGCAGAAGCTTTCCGCCTGGCCCTCTGCCCTCACCGGCTCCAGGAATTAGACGCCTCCTGGGTTCCTGGCGGCCTCACTGGGGCAAACATCGTCTCAGGCCTGGCCTCCAACCCCGTGTGCAGATCCAGCCTTCAGAGGTTGTACCTCACTGGGCTACATGTGGACCGGGAGTCTCTGGTGGAGGACGGAGGGACCCGTGTTGGATTTAGCTCCCTGCATGGCTTGCGAATGCTCAACCTTGCCCACACAGACCTGACTGATGCTGTTCTCGAGGATATCTGCACTCTCCCTCAGCTGGAGAGTCTGGACATCTCCTGCAGTGCAGTCTCAAAGCTTACAGCACTCCTAGATTGCAAAAACACGCTGCGATCTGTGATTATCCAccggctgcagcagctggatATGTCCCCTGACAGGTTGCTGTTTGTCTTCAGCCAACTTCACGCTATCAGGCATTTAGACTTTTCAGAGGACCATTTTGCTGTGGGTGACAGTGACAGGAGAGATGGGGATGAGACAGTGCGGCAGCTTTTGAATGGGAGTCCACAGGTCCTCCCTTCCCTTGTTTCTCTAGATATCTCTGGAAGGAGGAGAATCACTGGAGCAGCAGTCAGATCGTTTGTGGTGGCCAGAGGTGGACTGGTCTTCTTGGGCCTGCTAGCCACCGGCACTAGCTCCTGTGACATCCTGTCTTCACATAAAAACCTAAAAGTAAGGAGCAAACATCAGGCACAGAGTTGACATCATACTTTGAGATGTCAGAGAACGTTATGGTCAGACATGAGCTTGCCTCTCGCGTACGTTTCTCATTTCTCATTTTTGGCTTTGTTGCCCGCTGCATTACCTGTCTCTGACAACGCTGATCTTCTGCGTCTGCTCAGGTAACTGGAGAAGCTAATGAGAACCAGGTGTGTGAGGCCCTGAGAAGGTACAGAGACCGTGAGTGTTTCATACGAGAGGCCCTCGTCCATCTCTACAATCTCACCACTGACATTGACAAACCACGGCCCGATATGCTAAAGGTACTATGATAGCCTTGCTTTTAGGCATAGATTTATGTGTTACAGAGCAGGTCCTGTTATGGTCTTTTGGACATCATTTTTATGGATTGTGATTACATTGTTCTCTCAAAGTAATTGCTAAAACATCAATCATTTCAAACAGAATGTCTAAGCAATGATGCTGTTCCTTTCCCCAAAGAACTTTTTAGAATAGGAATGATTGCCAAAACCACCATAATAGGACCCAGTTTGTAAGAAACTAATTAATTATACTCTGATTGCATTGTATAATATCTTATTCTAATGTTGCACAATACTTATTCTCTGCAGGATGTGATGCAGATGTAGTTCTCTagttaataatttatttaaaaagggaactGTCACAGAGATCAATAATTCAAACATAAAGAGAGCAAGGAAACTCACTTTAACACTGAGACAAACTATTGTGGCCAGTAGAGAGCCCAGAGTTCTGCTGCAGGTCGTGCAAAGGGCTCACACCTGAACTCAATCCCTTATCAATAGACTCTGACCAAGCCAGGCTCCTCCCACATCCTGCTCCATCTCAGGCAGCTAACAAATCTATcaaattaaaagtgtttgtAACTCATCCTCTCTGTAAGGAGCATTATATTAATCTTCAAGCTCAGTTTGAACCAACCATACAGCTAAAGTTAGAATGTCCTCTGAAAGCGAAGGAGGCGGTAAAGAGGCTGTTTCTAGCAGAGCCTCACAGATAAATGGTGCAACGCAACCTCACACCTGTCCCATCACTGTCCTCCATTGATAGTTGCATCTTTTGCTGAAGCACCATGTGCTTTTGAAATAAACCTCTTGTTTGCTGTAGCTGGTGCTGAGTGGGATGCAGAACCACCCCACCTCCCTACACGTCTACCTGGTGGCCACAGCGTGTGTGTTCAACCTCACCACTCAGGATCTGGCAGTGGCCATGCCCGTCAGCCTGCTCAGCTCCACTGTCACCCAGCTGCTGTACGCCATGAAGACCTTTCCCAACCACCAGCAGGTCAGGGGACAGAGCTCAATGTTTCAGATTATAGATCCATAACGATATGAGATATGATGTAGTTACTGGGTCCtagtcctgggacagggatgtcatatgtgtacagattgtagacCCCTGatattaggctatacaaaataaactgaattgaaaattgaattgaattgaaagtgaCACAACAGCAAAATGTGGCACGGAATGGCTGTGGCTACCAGTCATTCATCAGATTCTTAACATAATATTTGCTGCATGTGGGTACCGCGCCCATTTTTCCACTACCAGAGAGTAATTATAGTTACttcacgaacacacacacataaacaatgcaTATAATATGttcttaaatatataatgttttccaTCTCTGCAGGTGCAAAAGAACTGTCTGATGGCGCTCTGCAGTGACTACATCCTTCAGGATATCCCCTTTGACAAGTTAGTTAATTTCTCGCAGTTATAATATGATTTATTGGCCCACAGTAACGCAGTAGCCAACAAATCAGTGCACTCATAGAATAGCACTGCACTGTTTTTCCACCAAATTGTGATCCCACTCAAATATATTTTCTCCTGAAATGTTTGTGCCAAAAGAAATAGTTCCTCCAGTTGAAAAAGAGCAGACCTGAACAACCAAGGCCTCTCTGTGCATCACTGGTATATTTGTGCAATATGTTGTTGCTTATATCTATAATGTGATCATGGTTCAGGTATTTAGCAGCCACGCTGGTGATTAACTGGCTGCGCAGCCACGAGGATCCTACCCTTCAGAGGATGGCTGTGGCTGTCATCTCCATTCTGGTGGCCAAGGTCAAGTCACTGCTCACTTACTGTGCATTAGTCTGCTGCAGGAAATATAGTACGGCACCTGTTAAGAGCCCTGTGTGTCAGTCACCTCCTTTACCTCTGTGACAACATAGTTTCAATAGTCAGGTTTATGCTTTTATTTAGTCCCGCTAGCATTTTCCTCTGTGTTAGGTATTCAATTTGTTCTAGTTTGACATTTGGGAAAATATGTAGAGAAGCACTCatctatttatattatttgcAGTTGTCCACAGAGGAGACCGCTCAGCTCGGCAAGGACGTCTTCATCATGAAGGTACATTAACACTTTCAGGGTATTTAGATTCAAACTTACACCACGTCCCCAGCTTAGCACTAGATATAAACAAGTATATTTCTagctctcgctctctcagcCACTACATTTTCCATTACCTACCCGGCATATACACTCATTTACTCACCGTCACCTCATTGCTCCATGCACTCGTCCTTCATGGTTTACTGTTACTTTATTATTCAGTTATACCGCTCTATTTCTCTTTGTCGGTGCAATCAAGCTTCTATCTAAGCTTCAGTTGTTTTTGCATAATACACTGTAACAGCTGAATTAAATACTTTCTGGTATATCTACAAATCTATTTGCAACAGTcgatatatatttgtacacgTCACCTCTGTCATTTCCCTCTGTCTCATGTTTTCACCACTCATTTGCTCCGTCTCACAGCAGCTGCTGGCTATTGTGCAGCAGAAAGCCATGGCGGGAGTGGTGGACTCTACTATGAAGTTTGCCCTGAGTGCTCTGTGGAACCTGACGGATGAGATGCCCACTGCTGCTCGCAATTTCATCGAGTGCCAGGGCCTGGAGCTGTACGAGGAGGTTCTTGAGGTAGAAGAACCCCAGAAATACACTGATAGACACATTAGTACAGAAAtgcccccatacacacacacacacacacacatacacatgtacacgtgGACACATCGTCTCATACTGTCACTTTTTGTGTTGCAGTCCTACTACACTGAACCTTCCATTCA
This Cyclopterus lumpus isolate fCycLum1 chromosome 17, fCycLum1.pri, whole genome shotgun sequence DNA region includes the following protein-coding sequences:
- the LOC117746520 gene encoding protein zyg-11 homolog is translated as MDALGDLCLAQVCRSLDALCSRRADGSMCLSWAPILPQEMADHLLLKMATKGILNDTTVGIFQNCKELHLHRAFIRCCPVSAEAFRLALCPHRLQELDASWVPGGLTGANIVSGLASNPVCRSSLQRLYLTGLHVDRESLVEDGGTRVGFSSLHGLRMLNLAHTDLTDAVLEDICTLPQLESLDISCSAVSKLTALLDCKNTLRSVIIHRLQQLDMSPDRLLFVFSQLHAIRHLDFSEDHFAVGDSDRRDGDETVRQLLNGSPQVLPSLVSLDISGRRRITGAAVRSFVVARGGLVFLGLLATGTSSCDILSSHKNLKVTGEANENQVCEALRRYRDRECFIREALVHLYNLTTDIDKPRPDMLKLVLSGMQNHPTSLHVYLVATACVFNLTTQDLAVAMPVSLLSSTVTQLLYAMKTFPNHQQVQKNCLMALCSDYILQDIPFDKYLAATLVINWLRSHEDPTLQRMAVAVISILVAKLSTEETAQLGKDVFIMKQLLAIVQQKAMAGVVDSTMKFALSALWNLTDEMPTAARNFIECQGLELYEEVLESYYTEPSIQRKVLGLLNNIAEVEVLQANLMEEDLLEHILSLLQDSQLEQGVRYFAGGTLAQLTSRPEAWTLDDELRSSILKQLHASIMTWTQLEREMVSYRSFRPFRPLLQTWQPSGVQLWAVWAIHLVCIQNTSHYSSMMEKDGVTELLRALAAHPDAHSDVKGQSDSVLRVVEQHQSHSGSFNKQMAL